In Zingiber officinale cultivar Zhangliang chromosome 8B, Zo_v1.1, whole genome shotgun sequence, a single genomic region encodes these proteins:
- the LOC122013702 gene encoding serine carboxypeptidase II-3-like, which produces MKPSFSCLFFFFLLLCFLHCVASSTARQRDALNKFYFNNEAERSSSSSWASSLLSVSGLESKVYDNSGLKEGDKVVLLPGQPEGVHFDQYAGYVTVDRANGRALFYYFAEAVENSGSKPIVLWLNGGPGCSSLGYGAMEELGPFRVMSDGKTLYKNPYAWNEVANILFLESPAGVGFSYSNTTSDYSKSGDRRTATDALVFLVNWFERFPEYKGRDFFITGESYAGHYVPQLAHAILHHKDHLINLKGIAIGNAVINKETDIKGTFDYFWMHALIADETIHAIHKFCNFSLDAPQTAPECDRAVDEANLVVYELDVYNIYAPLCFSSGVTPTPKSPSVCLFRTS; this is translated from the exons ATGAAGCCAAGTTTCAGttgtctcttcttcttcttcctcctcctctgtttCTTACACTGCGTGGCTTCCAGCACAGCGAGGCAGAGAGATGCGCTAAACAAGTTCTACTTTAACAACGAAGCAGAGaggtcgtcttcttcttcttgggcGAGCAGTCTTCTTTCAGTATCCGGCTTGGAGTCGAAGGTCTACGACAATAGTGGGCTGAAGGAGGGGGACAAGGTTGTTCTGCTGCCTGGCCAGCCAGAAGGGGTGCATTTCGATCAGTACGCGGGGTATGTCACAGTTGACAGAGCCAACGGACGGGCTCTGTTTTACTACTTTGCCGAGGCTGTCGAGAACAGCGGGTCGAAGCCTATTGTGCTCTGGCtcaatggag GGCCAGGGTGTTCGTCGCTAGGGTACGGCGCCATGGAGGAGCTGGGGCCGTTTCGGGTCATGAGTGACGGCAAGACTCTATACAAGAATCCCTACGCTTGGAACGAAG TGGCGAACATCTTGTTCCTGGAGAGCCCCGCCGGTGTCGGCTTCTCTTACTCCAACACCACGTCGGACTACTCCAAGAGCGGAGACCGTAGGACGGCGACCGACGCGCTGGTTTTCCTCGTCAACTGGTTCGAGCGGTTCCCAGAGTATAAGGGGAGGGACTTCTTCATCACCGGCGAGAGCTACGCCGGCCACTACGTTCCCCAGCTCGCCCACGCCATACTCCACCACAAAGATCACCTCATCAACCTCAAAGGCATCGCG ATTGGGAACGCGGTGATCAACAAGGAGACGGATATCAAGGGGACGTTTGACTACTTTTGGATGCACGCGTTGATCGCCGACGAGACCATCCACGCGATCCACAAGTTCTGCAATTTCTCGCTGGACGCCCCGCAGACAGCTCCTGAGTGCGATAGGGCGGTCGACGAGGCCAACCTCGTCGTGTACGAGTTGGACGTCTACAACATATACGCGCCGTTGTGCTTCTCGTCGGGAGTGACGCCGACTCCCAAATCACCCTCGGTTTGTCTCTTCCGAACATCTTGA